The segment GTAAGACCACGAATAAGAATACTTTGAGTTAATAAAACACAATCATCTGACATAATCTCTCTTAGTTCACCTCCTTTATAATCACTGAATAAACATAATCACATAATATCTAACAAAATGTTCCTCAATAAACATTCATAACAGTTCCCCATTATAAAGACATAACATATTACATGATTATATTATTATATTATTCATAGATACTATATAAATAAAATGTGAGCGTCTGATAAGTATTCAAAGGGGGGTCATGATAAGTATTAATAATATAATTATTTTAAATTTTAACTAAAGCAGATGTTAATAAATTAGTAAGTTTATAAAAGTATTACTTAAGAGTGAAAAAACATAATTTATGCCAACACTCCAGTTATAATTTTCTTTTTTTATAAAACGAGTATTTGACAAAACTATTTTTTTTTTGAATTTTTTAGTATTACTTTTTTTTAAGATCCTTTTTAATTTCTTTTTGATTTTCTATTTTATTTTTTCATTGCATTTAACTTTATTTTTATTATAATTCATTATTTATTTTTTATAGGCTTTATTGTTCTTCTATTATCCGTAATATTTAAATACTAGTTATTATATATATTTATATAGAGTTTTAAAAATATTTTGGTGTTTATTTATGGTTAAGAAAGTTATTGATAATGTTCAGACTCGTTTTGTCTATACTAGATTAGATGAATGAATTCCAGAGGATGATTGTTCTCGTTTTCTTGTACAGTTTGTTGATATGTTTTATCCTGTTTTGGATCTTGATGAAGTGGAAGGATTGCCTGGTTGTCCTTCATATCCTCCTCGTGAAATGTTTAAATTAGTAATTTATGGTTTTTATAGGGGTGTAACTAGTATTGAAATGTTTAGCTGAAATGGCTAAGTTTCATCAAATCTATCGTTATGTTTCAGGAGATATTAAACCATCTAGTAGAACTATTCGAAGATTTATTCAAAAAATATGGAGTCTATTTTAAAATATTGTTAGGTTGTTCGCTTATTTTTGCTAATGAGATTAATTTAACTGATTTTAATCATGTATCAGTTGATGGAAGTATTTAAAAAGCAGATAACAATCGTTTCAATGTTATACATAAAGATGATATAGAAATATTAATTAAATATTATGAAGAAGACTTTTTATCGGTTGAAGAGTTAAATAAACTTAGAAAACCAGCAAAAAGATTCATTGTAAAAGAAGATATATTTACATAAAAAAGGAATAACACCAATAATACCAGATAGAAAACAAACACGAAAAGAACAAGGCAAAATAAGCACCAACCCTTACCATAAAGACCATTTCCAATATAATTACAAAGAAGACACATACACCTGCCCAGAAAAACAAACATTATACTTCAAATACCAATATGAACGACCAGCCCAAAAAGAAGGCAAACCCAACAGAATAGAACGCAAATACATGAACTACGAAGCATGTAAAAACTGTCCATCACTACAAAAATGCACCAAAAGCAGCCACAGAATAATATCCGAATTCGCAAACGAAAATACACTAAAATTAAAACAATACATAGACACAAAAGAAGCACAAAACGAATACAAAAAAAGAGGAAACACAGTCGAAGCACCATTTGGAATATTAAAAATATCCTACAACTACAACAACCTAAGAACACATGGAATACAACAAACAGAAAACATAATGAACTTATGTGCACTATCACACAACATAAAAAGATTATACAACATAAAACACAACATACTCAACGAAATAACAGAAATAGACAACTTCCTAGAAAAACTATCAACATTATTCGAAACAGAACTCATAGCTACAATAAAATAAAAAAAAGTATTAACAAACCATAAAAAAATATAATTATGTCAAGTACTCTTCATTTAAAAAAAGTAATGTATATGTCGGTGATGATTATGGGATGTTGATTATTGTTTCTGAATACAAAATTAAAAGGTTACAAAAATAATTAAAGTATAAATATTATGATTGCTATAATATTATTTAGTAATTATTTTTATTTTAATCATGGGCTAGTAGCTCAGCTTGGTAGAGTGTCGCCTTGGCATGGCGGAGGCCTCGGGTTCAACTCCCGACTAGTCCATTATTTTTTAGAATCCTCATAACTTTTATATATTTCTCTGACAATCAGGTCAATCAGGTTATCTGTTTTTAATTCATGCTTTTCTTTAGGCTTCAACAGCAAATCCTTTGACATTGAAATGATATCTTCAAGGGTTGTGGATCTATTCATAAGGCCCTTTTCAATGTAATATGTATCAACAGACAATTGAGCTCCAGGATAACAGGATATTACGGGCGTACCTAAAAGTGCCGCTTCTCTGTTCATGGTACCTCCAGCTCCAATAACCAAATCCGCCTTTTTCATAAGACTAAATGTGTCAACAGGTGTTTTGATGATATGTACATTTTCAATATCCTTAAATATTTCACCCTGTGTCTTAAATCGAGGAATAATTAAAATGTCCGCCAAATCCTTCAGTTCATCAACAATTGGGGTAAGTACGGATTTTGTACAGTCGGCGTCCAGATATGATGCAAGTGATGGTTCAGGTCTCATTAAAATAATCTTGTCGTTTTTCAACTGTAAGTTCAAATCATCCAATATGTTTTCGTTATACTTGAAATCTTCCAGGTGCGTGACTTCACAGGTACCATTGTATCTGATTATATTATTCGGATTCATTCCGAACTTAACTGTATTCCAGACATCAAATATTTCCGGTATTATAAGTTTGTTTGTCAATGGTAACGTTAATTTGTTTGCAGCAATGGCGTGTTCATTATCCAGGACGAATATGTTGGGGATTGCAAGTCCGAATGCTACTCTGGGCATTTCAATCGAATGCTTTGAAATGGCAACATCAACATTCTCTTTTGATATGAACTTGGCTAATTTGTATGCACGTTCAGTACTTGATAACAGTTTTTCTTCTAGGCTAACTCCATGATTACCTATGGATGTATATTCCAAATCGAATATTTCCAGTAAGTCATGGATATTTGAAAAATCTCTGGCGGTTATAAGTACTTCATGACCATCTTTTTCCAGCTTCTTGATTATTCCATTGAAGAATCGTACATGTGGAGAATTTACTATATCTACCCATACTTTCATATGTAATCACTCTAAAAAAGGTAAATTTAAAAAAAATTAGGGGGATTAATCATTTGTTGTCATTGAATTTGCGTAACAATTCAATAATATCAGATACACCCTCTTTCGTTTTAAGGCTACATTTAACTACAGGTATATCAGGGTTAATTGTTTTGATGTCACAGACCATCTTGTCTGCATCCGCTCCGACAGCTTCTGCCAGATCAACTTTATTGACTATTGCCATGTCTGCGGTTTTGAAAATCATAGGATGTTTCTCAGCCGTATCATCACCTTCCGTAACACTTATTATCACACATCTTACATGTGTTCCGAGGTTAAAGTCGGCTGGACAGATTAGGTTTCCAACGTTTTCTATGAAAAGTACTTCTATGTCATCCAATGGCACGTCATCCAATGCATGTTCTACAAGGTGAGCGTCTAGGTGACATTCTTTTCCAGTGTTCAATCCTTTCACCGGAACATTTTTGGCTTCAATTCTTTGAGCGTCAAATTTACTGAGTATGTCTCCTGCTATAACTGCAATGTCCTCATCCATCTCATCAACTAACACTTCAAGTAGTGATGTCTTACCTGAACCCACAGCACCTACCAGGTCAACTGCAAATACATTCTTTTCATCCAACACTTTACGGTTTCCATATGCTAATTTGTCATTAGCTCTGATAATGTCCTGTTCAATTTCAATACTAGCTACGTTATGCATCTTCATCATCTCTTTCAATTTTTATTGTTTTTACATTACATTCCTGTCCTTGTATAATGTGAACTTGGGTATTTTCACATTCAGGACATCTTGCTACAGCCATTAAATGATCTCCATTTTCATCTGTTTTACTTTCACCTTTAAAACCACAGGATTCACATTCAATTTCTATTGGAATCATATTTATTATTATTTCCGCATCGTTAAGTAATGTGTCTTCACTCAATATTTCCATCATGAATCTGAGTTGTTCCGGGTTTAACATGGTCATTTCACCAATTTCTAAAACAGCCTCATTGATTTTGATAGCATCATTCTTTTTAGCAGTACTGAGTATTGCATCTACTATACTGCTAGCCATAGATAATTCATGCATCTTATAAACTCCATTTTCTAATATTTGTTTTTATCTTATTTTTATTTATCAACAATATATTATATGTCAATGCTAATAATAATCTTTTTTTATGTAATAATTATTTTGCAACTATTTTAATATGAGTATTAACATGATATCACCATAATGTGTCAAGGTCTTCTACATTATATGATTTCATACGTGGTCTATCATCCTCCAATTCATCTATTGAAGGTAATTTTTTAAGTTCCAATTCAATCAGGTATTCATAGTAGCCACTGAGAGTCAATCCGGATATGTTTCTGCAGACTGCCCTTGCCTTTTTTTGTAACTGTGGGTCTATGTTAATTTCCATTTTCATCTTGTTAGCCTCTAACTTTTTGACATGTAACAACTCGATAAATCTTTTGCTATAATTAATTATACATAGTTCTTTTAATTATCTTTTATCATTTTTTTCGAAAACTAAAAAAATATAATCTAGTATGTAGATAAATATAATCATTATAAAAAATTTTTAACATAATTTTTTAGGTACTTATTATATAGGAGTTTTATTTATGATAATCGGTGGATCTGCTTCTCAAGCATTAGCAAGCGAAGTTGCAAAAAATTTGGATGATAAATTGTGTCATGTTGAAACTAAGAAGTTTCCGGATGGAGAAAGATATTTCAGGATAGTTGATGAAATTGATGAAGATGAAGAAGTAATCATCATACAATCAACAGGTTATCCACAGGATGAAAATATGATGGAACTATTTTTCATATTGGACACTCTTTCTGATATGAATGTTAAAAATATTACGGTAGTATCTCCATATTTAGGTTACAGCAGACAGGAACGTAGATTTAAGGATACCGAATGTATATCTGCCAAGGCTACTGCCAGATTGATACAGGCGATGAATGTTAAGAGGGTCATTTCAATCAATCTACATGAAGAAAGTATCTGTGATTTGTATGGCATTCCTGTTGATAACTTATCAGCTATGCCGGCAATAGCAGAGTATATAAAGGAAAATACTGATGAAAAACCAGTAATATTAGCACCGGATAAGGGAGCACAAAATTTCGCAAAGGAAATAGCTACAATATTGGATACTGAGTATGATTATCTTGAAAAAGTAAGGTTATCTCCGGAAAAAGTGGAGACAAAAACCAAAAGCATATCTGTTGATGACAGAAGGGTTGTAATAATAGATGACATAATAAGTACTGGTGGAACCATAGTAAACGCTATTGAAATATTAAAACAACAGGGAGCAACAGCTGTAGATGTATACTGTGTACATCCAGTACTAGTAAATGACGCCGTGCTTAAAATTAATGCAGCAGGAGCGGATAATCTTCAGGCTACCAATACCTTAAAAAGTGAAGTGGCAGGTATCAGTGTTGCAAAAACAATAGCTAATCATATAAAATCATTGTAGATTTTATCATTTTATCTTTTTTTTCAAATTTAACTTTTCATATACTATGAATTTTAGTTTTCTTCAAAAAATAGCAGTTTCCTATTTAAATCAGGTGGGGCTGAGTTGTTTTAATTTTTTTTTAAAAAAATATATGGGCTGATGAATTAATCATATTCATCATAGTCTTTATAGCCGTTATATCTTTTATTGTACTTGTTGTTTGAGTAACTGTTCTTATTGTAGTTTTTATTTTCATATTTGTTGTCTTTGTCATAGCTGTTGTAATCGTTGTCATAACGGTTATAGTCATCGTTTTCATAATTGTCGTAATGATTATAGGTGTAGCGATTGTTGTTGTTGTAGTTGTTGTAATTTCGGGAATTGTTTCTTCTGTTGTTGTAGTTGTTGTTTTTATTCTTGTTGTACTTCTTGTTGTACTCGTTACGTTTTGGATTAAAATTTTTGTTGGGATTGTTTTTTCTAAATCTGTTTTTGTTGCTGAATTTTTTCTTTTTATCGTAATTGGTGGTATGTCCTTTCTTTTCTCTAGGCTTTGCAGGTTCGATGTGCACGTGCTTATTGTCAATATGGGTTTCGCCCATGAATCTATAGAAGTCACTTGCATTTTCGGTTGGAATCTCCACAAAGGAGAAATTGTCGAATATGTCAATATTTCCTATTTGGTGGCCGTTAAGTCCTGTTTTTTCGTGAA is part of the Methanosphaera sp. BMS genome and harbors:
- a CDS encoding transposase; its protein translation is MSTNPYHKDHFQYNYKEDTYTCPEKQTLYFKYQYERPAQKEGKPNRIERKYMNYEACKNCPSLQKCTKSSHRIISEFANENTLKLKQYIDTKEAQNEYKKRGNTVEAPFGILKISYNYNNLRTHGIQQTENIMNLCALSHNIKRLYNIKHNILNEITEIDNFLEKLSTLFETELIATIK
- a CDS encoding DUF354 domain-containing protein; this encodes MKVWVDIVNSPHVRFFNGIIKKLEKDGHEVLITARDFSNIHDLLEIFDLEYTSIGNHGVSLEEKLLSSTERAYKLAKFISKENVDVAISKHSIEMPRVAFGLAIPNIFVLDNEHAIAANKLTLPLTNKLIIPEIFDVWNTVKFGMNPNNIIRYNGTCEVTHLEDFKYNENILDDLNLQLKNDKIILMRPEPSLASYLDADCTKSVLTPIVDELKDLADILIIPRFKTQGEIFKDIENVHIIKTPVDTFSLMKKADLVIGAGGTMNREAALLGTPVISCYPGAQLSVDTYYIEKGLMNRSTTLEDIISMSKDLLLKPKEKHELKTDNLIDLIVREIYKSYEDSKK
- the hypB gene encoding hydrogenase nickel incorporation protein HypB; translation: MHNVASIEIEQDIIRANDKLAYGNRKVLDEKNVFAVDLVGAVGSGKTSLLEVLVDEMDEDIAVIAGDILSKFDAQRIEAKNVPVKGLNTGKECHLDAHLVEHALDDVPLDDIEVLFIENVGNLICPADFNLGTHVRCVIISVTEGDDTAEKHPMIFKTADMAIVNKVDLAEAVGADADKMVCDIKTINPDIPVVKCSLKTKEGVSDIIELLRKFNDNK
- the hypA gene encoding hydrogenase maturation nickel metallochaperone HypA, which codes for MHELSMASSIVDAILSTAKKNDAIKINEAVLEIGEMTMLNPEQLRFMMEILSEDTLLNDAEIIINMIPIEIECESCGFKGESKTDENGDHLMAVARCPECENTQVHIIQGQECNVKTIKIERDDEDA
- a CDS encoding ribose-phosphate diphosphokinase, whose amino-acid sequence is MIIGGSASQALASEVAKNLDDKLCHVETKKFPDGERYFRIVDEIDEDEEVIIIQSTGYPQDENMMELFFILDTLSDMNVKNITVVSPYLGYSRQERRFKDTECISAKATARLIQAMNVKRVISINLHEESICDLYGIPVDNLSAMPAIAEYIKENTDEKPVILAPDKGAQNFAKEIATILDTEYDYLEKVRLSPEKVETKTKSISVDDRRVVIIDDIISTGGTIVNAIEILKQQGATAVDVYCVHPVLVNDAVLKINAAGADNLQATNTLKSEVAGISVAKTIANHIKSL